The Cloeon dipterum chromosome 3, ieCloDipt1.1, whole genome shotgun sequence genome includes a region encoding these proteins:
- the LOC135939983 gene encoding trypsin-1-like — protein MLSTVVAVLCCVVIVTGGPSDFKRSNERIVGGTEVAKNEIPWQVSIQFNNNNDHWCGGSIISEEFIVTTARCSTYDLRDMHVVAGTLEWAKPGSVHNVTEIINSPEWTLGPDSDISLWRVNPPFTFDASTNIVRLPAQGAQSTPGTVMTVSGWGITTWSGQRSDFLLKADVPIVSKSECNASYAIYGGIGAYQICAGLEQGGVDACLYDTGGPLFLDGLLHGIYSWGYHADCAVPGFPGVYTEVSVFRDWIGQITGI, from the exons ATGCTGTCCACAGTAGTGGCTGTGCTTTGCTGCGTGGTCATCGTAACTG GTGGCCCTTCAGATTTTAAAAGGTCAAACGAGAGGATTGTGGGCGGAACGGAAGTggccaaaaatgaaatcccGTGGCAGGTGTCAATCCAgttcaacaacaacaatgaCCACTGGTGCGGCGGCTCGATAATCTCGGAGGAATTCATCGTAACCACTGCCCGATGCTCAAC TTATGACCTGAGAGACATGCATGTGGTGGCCGGCACCTTGGAGTGGGCCAAGCCTGGCTCGGTGCACAACGTCACTGAAATCATTAACTCGCCCGAATGGACTTTGGGCCCAGACAGCGACATCTCCCTTTGGAGGGTGAACCCGCCCTTCACCTTCGATGCCAGCACGAACATCGTGCGGCTACCTGCTCAGGGCGCACAATCCACGCCAGGAACCGTCATGACTGTCTCAGGCTGGGGAATCACAACA TGGTCTGGGCAAAGATCGGACTTCCTGCTGAAGGCTGACGTGCCGATTGTGTCGAAAAGTGAGTGCAACGCCAGCTACGCAATATACGGAGGAATCGGTGCGTACCAGATCTGTGCTGGATTGGAACAGGGTGGCGTCGACGCGTGCCTCTACGACACGGGCGGTCCGCTATTCCTTGATGGCTTGCTCCACGGCATCTACTCTTGGGGCTACCACGCGGACTGCGCTGTGCCGGGTTTCCCTGGCGTCTACACAGAGGTTTCCGTGTTCCGCGACTGGATCGGTCAAATTACCGGCATCTGA
- the LOC135938331 gene encoding trypsin-2-like: MVTNDYIITAATGRISVLQGSKITKWKNKILYGAENASKGEFPWQVSTQHSFDGYVWSQWCGGSIISHDFIITIGSCAASTSTYLRVVAGTLEWARPGSTHHVTKVIDSGDSFLSLWQVYPPFEFGPATQAVQLPAQSTESQAGTLMTSSGWGDSVGVPSDFLLKFDSPIVSKADCDSIFSRFGGIGQNQICVGLPSIGFGLCSSADDGSPLVYNGELRGVFFYADKRNADLGIYYEVSAFRNWIFHSTGV, encoded by the exons ATGGTCACCAACGACTACATCATCACGGCCGCAACCGGCAGGAT ATCAGTTTTGCAGGGTAGCAAGATAACCAAGTGGAAAAACAAGATATTATATGGTGCGGAAAATGCTTCAAAAGGCGAGTTTCCGTGGCAAGTTTCCACCCAACACTCTTTCGACGGCTATGTTTGGTCACAATGGTGTGGCGGAAGCATCATATCACACGACTTCATCATCACAATCGGCTCCTGTGCAGC TTCCACTTCGACATATCTCCGCGTGGTGGCCGGCACTTTGGAGTGGGCCCGTCCTGGTTCGACTCACCATGTCACGAAAGTAATAGACAGCGGCGATTCCTTCCTCTCCTTGTGGCAGGTGTACCCTCCTTTTGAGTTTGGTCCTGCTACGCAAGCCGTCCAGCTGCCTGCTCAGAGCACCGAGTCTCAAGCAGGAACACTCATGACTTCATCTGGCTGGGGCGATTCTGTAg GAGTGCCATCCGACTTTCTCTTGAAGTTTGATTCACCGATCGTGTCAAAAGCAGATTGCGACAGTATCTTTTCGAGATTTGGAGGAATTGGTCAGAATCAGATCTGTGTTGGATTACCGTCCATTGGATTCGGTTTGTGCTCTAGCGCCGACGATGGCAGCCCCCTCGTTTACAATGGTGAACTGCGTGGCGTCTTTTTCTATGCTGATAAGCGCAACGCAGACCTGGGTATTTACTACGAAGTCTCCGCCTTCCGCAACTGGATCTTCCATAGTACCggcgtttaa